Proteins encoded by one window of Anopheles maculipalpis chromosome 2RL, idAnoMacuDA_375_x, whole genome shotgun sequence:
- the LOC126567307 gene encoding uncharacterized protein LOC126567307 — MERALRTVAYVIRFVANSRRRIKKEGTVIGPLSKEELAEVEHVLIRTIQRRAYGREIASLQKRSTQKHPWRKGIDKNSSIYKLSPVLDNQGILRVGGRLTACSGINESSRNPIILPRQDYGTDLIIREYHERYKHANHYTVLSELRTRYHISKLLGEYRRVRKSCQRCRVHNAMPEPPLMGNLPQQRVAFAQRAFSFTGIDYFGPFLVSVGRRVEKRWGVLLTCLTSRAIHVEIAASLTTASCILAIRRFIARRGMPLEIFSDRGTNFVGASRELKEALEEVDHDALMTEFCCPRMKWKFNPPGAPHFGGFWERMVRSVKKVLHQCVFPKRPTDEVLLSTFTEIELVVNSRPLTYVPLEDETAEPLTPNHLLLGSSDGSKPPAVYCDSPTALRSSWRAAQQAADLFWKKWVSEYLPTLTRRTKWFELVRPI, encoded by the coding sequence ATGGAAAGGGCGCTACGGACCGTAGCGTACGTGATTCGCTTCGTGGCGAACAGCCGTCGCCGCATCAAGAAGGAAGGTACGGTGATTGGGCCGCTGTCAAAAGAGGAACTGGCGGAAGTGGAACACGTGTTGATCCGGACTATACAGCGCAGAGCTTATGGCCGGGAAATCGCTAGTCTGCAAAAACGATCGACGCAGAAACACCCGTGGCGAAAAGGGATCGATAAAAACAGCAGCATCTACAAACTCTCACCTGTCCTGGACAACCAAGGGATACTGAGAGTGGGGGGACGGTTGACAGCGTGCTCGGGCATCAACGAATCCTCCCGGAACCCGATCATTCTTCCCAGACAAGATTATGGGACCGACCTAATAATTCGGGAGTATCACGAGCGATACAAGCACGCAAATCACTATACGGTCTTGAGCGAACTGAGGACGCGGTACCACATCTCGAAGCTACTGGGAGAGTATCGACGTGTGAGGAAAAGCTGTCAGAGATGCAGGGTGCACAACGCGATGCCAGAACCACCGCTAATGGGTAACCTACCGCAACAGCGTGTCGCATTTGCTCAGCGTGCCTTCTCGTTCACAGGTATCGATTATTTCGGCCCGTTCTTAGTGTCCGTCGGCCGCAGAGTCGAGAAACGGTGGGGAGTTTTACTTACCTGCCTCACGTCGAGAGCCATCCATGTCGAGATAGCGGCATCCCTCACCACAGCGTCATGCATACTGGCGATTCGACGTTTCATTGCACGACGCGGTATGCCACTGGAGATATTCAGCGATCGCGGTACAAACTTCGTCGGGGCCTCGCGAGAACTGAAGGAAGCGTTGGAGGAGGTTGACCACGACGCGTTGATGACAGAATTTTGTTGCCCGCGAATGAAATGGAAGTTCAATCCACCTGGCGCGCCTCACTTCGGCGGCTTCTGGGAGCGCATGGTGCGCTCCGTGAAGAAGGTGTTGCACCAATGTGTATTCCCCAAACGCCCTACGGATGAAGTACTCCTTTCAACCTTCACGGAAATCGAGCTGGTCGTTAATTCGAGACCACTTACCTACGTGCCATTGGAAGATGAAACGGCCGAGCCTTTAACGCCGAACCACCTGCTCCTCGGGAGCTCTGATGGGAGCAAACCGCCAGCCGTTTACTGCGACAGTCCCACAGCCTTGAGATCATCGTGGAGAGCAGCACAACAGGCAGCGGACTTATTCTGGAAGAAATGGGTTTCCGAATACTTACCTACTCTTACTCGTCGGACTAAGTGGTTCGAACTGGTACGGCCAATCTAG